The following are encoded in a window of Rubellicoccus peritrichatus genomic DNA:
- a CDS encoding AEC family transporter produces MVDIETIFGAVLPVFLLIGIGWFLRNRSVLTDAGEQNLMRLVVYLLYPCFTFEFVVGNPLLKDPVFVAEAGFCGFIAICFGCLVAFLVAPIFGLKDNWKRRTFGVSAGVYNFGYIAIPVARLLFDAETIGVMLVVNAGVEFAIWTVGVMMLVGKLDFKSIRRAFNPPVIALLVSTGLNFAGVDGYVPTFINETIGMLAPCAIPIGLIMIGTAVYGLTSEISFRQWQVPIGAVIVRLLILPLAFYTLLLFLPISEDIKRVFVVHAAMPTAVFPIVLAKFYGGSTTVAVQTIIPTNLISILTIPLWIQFAFYWLGLG; encoded by the coding sequence ATGGTTGATATTGAAACAATATTTGGTGCAGTGCTGCCGGTTTTCCTCTTGATCGGGATCGGCTGGTTTTTGCGTAACAGATCCGTTTTGACAGATGCCGGTGAGCAAAACCTGATGCGTCTGGTTGTCTATTTGCTCTATCCTTGTTTCACTTTTGAGTTTGTCGTTGGTAATCCACTTTTGAAAGACCCAGTCTTTGTGGCGGAGGCTGGATTCTGTGGATTCATCGCAATCTGTTTTGGGTGCCTGGTTGCGTTTCTTGTCGCACCGATTTTTGGTCTCAAAGACAACTGGAAACGCCGCACCTTTGGTGTTTCCGCAGGTGTTTACAATTTTGGTTATATCGCGATCCCAGTGGCAAGATTGCTTTTCGATGCTGAGACGATTGGGGTAATGCTCGTTGTCAACGCCGGGGTTGAGTTCGCGATATGGACGGTTGGCGTCATGATGCTTGTTGGTAAGCTGGATTTTAAAAGCATCCGTCGGGCGTTTAATCCACCCGTCATCGCCTTGCTCGTTTCAACGGGTTTAAACTTTGCTGGTGTGGATGGTTATGTCCCGACTTTTATCAACGAGACCATCGGAATGCTGGCCCCATGTGCGATCCCCATTGGCCTCATCATGATTGGAACGGCGGTCTATGGATTGACAAGTGAGATTTCATTTCGCCAATGGCAGGTGCCGATTGGGGCCGTGATTGTCAGACTGTTAATACTGCCACTGGCGTTTTACACCCTATTGCTGTTTTTGCCCATATCGGAGGACATTAAGCGTGTCTTTGTCGTACATGCTGCGATGCCCACGGCGGTGTTTCCAATTGTGCTGGCCAAATTCTATGGCGGCAGCACCACAGTGGCTGTTCAGACAATTATCCCGACAAATCTGATCAGTATTCTGACGATTCCACTCTGGATTCAGTTTGCCTTTTACTGGCTTGGTTTGGGTTAG
- a CDS encoding type II secretion system protein, protein MCYNRKGFTLLELMVVVVIIGIIASLAVPAFKKVRQASQARVVMNNFRAFGSAFETYSITEGEWPADSSGTGALPPEMIGYIVEDDWVNGSPVGGFYSFTNPGNGDSVMITLARDNLNNDLMLAVDETLDDGALNSGRIRGGGSSLDFYLEPNKIP, encoded by the coding sequence ATGTGTTACAATCGTAAAGGCTTTACCCTGCTTGAGTTGATGGTGGTTGTTGTAATCATCGGCATCATCGCCTCGCTAGCCGTACCAGCATTTAAAAAAGTTCGTCAGGCATCCCAGGCGCGTGTCGTCATGAATAACTTCCGCGCATTTGGCAGTGCGTTCGAAACCTACTCCATTACTGAAGGTGAATGGCCTGCAGACAGCAGCGGCACCGGAGCACTTCCTCCAGAGATGATCGGCTATATCGTCGAAGATGACTGGGTGAACGGCTCCCCGGTTGGAGGCTTCTATTCATTCACAAACCCCGGTAACGGTGATTCGGTCATGATCACTCTGGCAAGGGATAATCTAAATAACGACTTGATGCTGGCGGTTGATGAAACCCTCGACGATGGAGCCCTGAACTCAGGTAGAATCCGTGGGGGTGGCTCATCATTGGATTTCTACCTCGAACCGAATAAGATACCTTAA